The Gossypium arboreum isolate Shixiya-1 chromosome 6, ASM2569848v2, whole genome shotgun sequence DNA window GGAAATCTTTTGAGTAAGGATAAAATCGACAACGAGTTAGGCTTAAAGAACAAATCAGATGGGCAAGCCTCGATTTTGGTTGCTAGAGGAAGGTAACTGTAACGTCTCAAAATAGGACCTAGAAGTTTAAGCCTGGCGAATAGAGGTCACCAGTGGCTTTGGAGAAGCATGGTTCGCTAATAGATTTAGTGAACTGTGACCACTAGTAGGCTTAACGAGCTGGAATTCGTCAACGACACTAGTGAGATGGTGTACGCTAGTAGGTTTGGTACGCTAATGTTCGATAGTTGGTCGGCATGTTGGTGTTCGCCAGTATGCTTGGCAAAGTAAGGATCACCAGTAGGCTTAGCGAACTAGGATAGTTATTTTGGGTCGATAGTTAAAAGTAGGAGTAGCTGAAGGGTAATTATACCAAAATTAAGAAGTCAACTTATTTTATAACACGATTCATGCATGCAACTTATTTCTTACTTCTACTACGACTAGGGTATTCTAAGAACATTAGAACACTCCGTACATATAAGTTAAACCTTTTCCATTAGAAATTTCATATTCTGATATGCAACAAATTTCTCTCAAATTCATTATCGACTATTCTATCATCAAGTTTTGAGAACCTAGCACTTAGCTCTTAAGATCTAAGGTAAGACTCTGTTTCTCTTTTATGTTTAGAAGTAATTAAGAAAGGTTCGCAAACAAAGGAAACGAGGTTCATCAAAAGATTAGCACGTGAGAACCTAGGATTGTTTGTAATTATGTATGAATTTTCATGTGTTTTGTCTGTTAGTGACTTTTtttatgtttgtgaaattgcaaaatTGACAGAACCACCTACAAGCAAGGAAAGGGAAAGACAAAAGTTGTCTAAAGTTTTTAGCAAATTGGTGAGTGTTCAAGGATCGCCACATGTATGGGTGAACCATAATGTTAATCAGGAGCTTAGGATTTTTAACTTAAGTTCCGAGAGTAAGCCTTCTCTAAAAGCtctattttttttgtttatgattaaatatgtgtttttatgAATAGTGATATGCGAGGTCTATAATGCAAGTTCAATATGAACAAGTGCTCCGTGAGCTCCTCATAATGTGTGAGCTCTATGTTTCAAGCACATATTTTAAGAAATATGTTTTTCTGAAACCGTTGGATataatggcatgccataggattgtgagtactcactttTATGTTTTGTGATTTGGGCAAAAGGCCTTGGGACAAGTCGGAGAGATAAAGGTATgtcgagctaagctccattctttgggatatgttggtgtgttggagagtgtttagTTTTATGCTACACTTATAGGGCATGTTAAGACTCATTGAATCATTTTAAGGCGTTATAAGGAGATTCGCTTATCCAACAGGAAAATAAGTTTATGTTTTCTGGAATAATATGCTTTGTTATTTTTAAGCTATTTGATAGTAAGTATGGCAAACCCAATTCGCAAGTTCTGTAACTTAGCCAAAGATTTTGTTTAacttatgttttgtgtgtgctatGTGGTTATTATTTCCTATATAGTCACTGAGTTCGCAAGAGTTCACACACTCCCTTCTATTCACTGCAAATAGTTAGATCGCAAGGTGAGCAGCAACGAGGCAAGTAACCTAGGTGAAGTTTAAATATTGAAAAGAAGATACAAGTGAACTATGGATTTGAGGTAaactgaagaagatgatgataatatattgaaaaagatgaaCAAGATTAAAAACATTTAAGTATCtttaaataaaaagtacttacatcaattaaacaaaataaaaatataaaattaattagataaaaataAGGGTAAACTTACCCTTTAAGTTTGGTGTAAATTACATTCATTTATAGTTTTAATAATACCCATAAATGATTTTAATAATACTCATGTAACTTTAAGTTTGAGAAAAAATCTTATAAACCTCCTTAAAATCTATATACtaagtaaattttaaataaaaagacagtcatacCCTTGTTATTATCTATATATGTACTTTCTATTTAGtttattcatttctttattttaattgcaaaataataaaatattaaagtattataaaattaaacatatttgaatttttcttaaataattatatttgagttcaattaaaattaaatattttaaatttatatttaattcaaatatatattaaccttaaaattaactcattaagttatttttatataGTTGTAATTGTTTAGAATATTCTAATAAAAAGAAATTGatgaaaatataaaagaaataaaggaaGAATTGGTCTCAAAATTAATATTACAAttagattaaaatttaaataattaacatgaattcataaaattcattaaaaataaacaaaaattaaaacagaagacaaaaaacaaaaatataattatCATTGATAACAATTTTTTTAAAGGTAAACATACAACTAATGATACCTTAGCTTAATGCAAGGTTAAAGTTAGTAATTTTAAGATCTTAAGTTTGAGTTTCACTTTTGTAAATTATGTGTGGGTTCTTAatttatattcattttaatttatgtcccacacatataaatatattcaGTATAGACCTGAATATATTTTAGTTACTAATTTGATTGTATAGCTTCGGAAAAAAAAGCTTACACATATTAATTGAAAATTACattatatttaacatataaattatgtttgaatataatgtaatttctaatttattttaataataattaattatattttattattttaattgaaaatgattgaattaaatattaaagataataaaataacGAAATAATAAGTAAGGGTAAAGTAGTCGTTAtgatttaaaattcatttaataaataaatcttAGGGGTTAGTGGATTTTTTCATCAAACCTTAGAGAGAAGCTAGTATTTTTCAAACCATAGCAATATACTTTTCctttaatataattaaacatataaatacaCCTATAACACATTTGACATaaaaaattagtataaaaatatataaaataatgttTAGGTTTAAACTCACACCCCAATGATCTTAAACCCTTTAAATTAAccactttaatttttaaaaaatataaaattattaaaaataaataaatttacaataaaatttgttaatttttaaataataataataataataataataataataataataataataataataataattggacCAATttcataaaagttaaaatttaaattttagattttagattttaaaatttattttaaaacttgaaattttaaaatcaatattgATTAAAAAAATGAGAACTTTTGTTCTTTTTTCTTTACACACTTCCTTTAAAACTCAAACAATAAAGCTCAAGGTTTTTAGAATCGAACTAGTAGGCAAACCAATCAGATTATCAGTACTTGATTCAACCAGTTCGGTCACCAGTTTGGTTGATTCGACTAATTCATGAGTCAATCAATTTGACCCTTTATTTTGAATTGACATCCCTAATCGATTTTTGATCCAATTGGTTTAATTGATCGGTCCAATTTTTTCCTGTTATAGGATTTATAGAAATTAGATCTAATTGAGCCTAGTTatttacatgtatgaaatcaATATAGTATATATTTTACAATATTTTAGGTCACAATGATTTGCAATTTTGGTttcaaatttcttcatattattTAAAAGAGTTAatgttttagattttttttaaattttgaaagataatattattgttattgtttatattataatattcatGTCTATATAAAGTTTATATCAAttcaattgtaaaaaaaaaaatctgaaaatagattttaataaaaattaaaaataaaaaatttggtttaattggTTCACGGGGTCAATTGGTATAATGTCTTTCTCGAAGCGAATACCTCGATTGATTCCCAATTTAATTGGCCATTTGATCCAGTTCAAACAACAATGTCCAAGTCctcttaaataattatttaaaaaatatttttaaagtttacaattaattgaaatctaaatttaaatttgaatgatCTAAATAATGAATTTGAATTAATccgaaatattaaaaatttaatattttaattcccAAAGAATTTGAAAACAATTAATTTATAAACCcatgcataaaattttaaaatccaaaTTTTAATTTCCAAAGGCTACCTAACTAAATTCGTCTCCAACTAAATGGTAATAACAACTTAGTTAAAGCTAGTATAGACTAGATAGTATAGATGTTGTAAGGCCTAATTAAAAGCAACCTTCCATGTGTTTATTCTCGGAACCTTCCAACTAAAGGGTTAAAAACTTGAAATAGGGTGCGAGGTAAAATCATAGGCTACAGCTGTAGCAAAGtaaacctatatatatatatatatatatatatattattttattttgaaaatgaaaaactGTTAATTACATCAAACATTCTAAATTatgtataaaatttaaattattctttaaatttttaaaatatttcaattgaactattaaaatattaatatggtATTAAACTATCAAATAAAACCTATCCAcaaatttaaagtattaaatatAAGTTTAAATTTGATGTAGCTTGTATTTATTAACTTCAAAGTTGAATTCAAATTTGAGATAtggaaatttaataattaaagggataatatataatttaacccCTGAACTTTGTTGATTTGTACTTATTAGTTAGTTTTAATTTTTTCAGATATGAAAGATAAATTATAACAAACATGTAGGGGGTATGCATGCAATAATTGCAGAACTACGTCTGGAGGGTCATAGAAAGTAGTATTgtaacattttaaaaaaataattaaaaaactaaaatatcaaaatgagaAGGTTTGTTGCAATTAAGGTAAGAAATAATGAGATAATAAAATTCCAaagagaggaaaagaaaaaggtaaatCACAAAGGAGGCGACGAAAATCATTAATTGTGTTTGGGAATGCAAGGAAGGGTGTTTAGTTGCATCGTAGGTAGTGAAATCCGTTAGCGATTGGTCTTTGCTGCCGGAGACATATGTCCCTGTTCTTCCTTGCATTTGGTCACGACAAAAGCCACTTCTTGGACTTGGACTGCCCTCTCTTTTCACTTTTCTTATTCCTTTTCCCCGTCTCATTGCTAATTACTAATTACTCCTTAATCATTATTTTTAACGCCAACAAATCCCCGTCCCTGGTTTTGGAACATCCCTCAAAATGCGTACCTTTGATACTTGCTATATTTTGCATGTGCTTGAAAATGAGTCAATACCCTAATATTTGAATCCCAGTGTCAATTACTTAGAACCATTATTGTCCAAATGATTGTTGTTTCAAACTTCTTTGTAAGCATTCAAAATTCCATGCGAGGTTAAAAGATCTTTGTTGAATTTTTACAtcaaaagacttgaaaagaaaaaggCTATATAAATCCTATGCTCCTGATCTCATTCATTCGTATACCCATACCATTGAAAGGAAATCTTGTAACTAAAAAGAGCAAATATATCATGGAAATCATCAATATGGGACCTACCCATTACCATTTTAACCCCGAGATTTCATTTCATCATGGAATCACACTATCCTGCACTGCGTCTCCACGGTaacatcaattttaatttttttttcaaacaaaAGAAAAGCGGAAAAGACAAAACAAAGAAGCGTAAGGTAAAGCAAGGAAGGGATGTTCGGTCTTAGGACTGTACCTGTCTGAAGCATCAACAAAAGCCGCGCCAGATTGCCAGATTGCGTGTATCTCGtccttctctttctcttttcacgCTACCcaataaaattcatttttatcaAATGACCATCTTACCCTCTCCATTTCCCTATTGCCTTCAACCtttccattttcttcgttttgtCTTTCATTTTCACAACCCAAAGAACTGAGACAGGATTAGGTAAAATTTTGTGAAAGGAAATTAGaaacccaaaacaaaaaaaaaaagtaaaataatgtcGAGATCGTCTTCTGCGTCGGCGACGGCGCCGTTTCCAGCTATCAAACCGGAGGATTACAAGCATAGCCCTGTTCACTACGCTGTCGTTTTGCGTGATCATACTACTTTGAATCGACTGGTTTCCACGCTGCCAAAGCTGGCTGATCCTGCTCAGATCCACACCGAGTGCGACTCACTCAGTCAAGAGCGTGTAGCTGACCAAATTTCCGCCGTTCTCGACCGCCGAGATGTCCCTTTCCGTGAAACTCCTCTCCACCTCGCGGTCCGCCTTAACGACGTCGTTGCTGCTAGAACTCTCGGTATTGCTGGTGCTGACGTGTCGCTCCAGAACGCTGCGGGCTGGAATCCTCTCCAAGAAGCACTCTGTCGCCGAAGCTCCGACATTGCGTTGGTTCTCTTGAAACTCCACCACCGCTCGGCCTGGTGCAAGTGGCGCCGCCGTTTACCTCGCGTAATTGCCGTCCTCCGCCGAATGCGTGACTTCTACATGGAAATCTCCTTTCACTTCGAAAGCTCCGTAATTCCGTTCGTCGGAAAAATCGCTCCTTCCGATACCTACAAGATCTGGAAACGCGACGGTAACCTTCGAGCTGATACTTCATTAGCAGGCTTCGACGGCTTGAAAATCCAACGCGCCGATCAAAGCTTCCTCTTCCTCGGCGATGGCGATCACCTCCACAACATCCCTTGCGGCTCATTGCTAGTCCTCAACCGCGAAGATCGCAAAATCTTCGACGCATTCGAAAATGCCGGAGCTCCGATGAGCGAATCCGACATTGCGGGTTTTTGTTCCCAAACGAGTGTGTACCGACCCGGAATGGACGTAACCAGAGCGGAACTCGTCGGAAGAACTAACTGGAGGCGCCAAGAGAAAACAGAGAGCGTCGGTGAATGGAAAGCCAGAGTTTACGAAGTACATAACGTGATATTCAGCTTTAGGTCACGAAAAGTTGCGGGTTCCGAAAATGACGTCGCCGGAAGTGAACAAGTGTTACCCTTAGAGCTCGACGAAGACGATGACGGTTTCTTAGTTTGCGAAAATCCCAATTTTGCAATGCCTGATAGAAGAAGACACAGTAGCTTCGTGAGAGAAGACAGAGAATGGATTTCGGTCGGGAGGAAGAGCGTTGACGTTTTCCCTTCTTCAGCCGCGGCGATGCCTCCTAGAAGATCGACGTCTTTCGCAACGGCGAAAACGGTGGTGCCGCCCCCACAAACAAAGGAGAAAGAGTACGTTCGAAGTTTACGGCCGTCAGTTTGGTTAACGGAACAATTCCCATTAAAGACCGAAGAATTGCTACCTTTACTTGATATTTTGGCTAACAAAGTGAAAGCTGTTCGAAGAATGCGGGAGCTGTTAACCACCAAATTTCCGCCGGGGACATTTCCGGTTAAGGTAAGACGGCGAGTTATTAAATCTATAaatatctgtttttttttttgttgtttaagAAATGTGGGGTCCACGTAGATACCTGTCTCCTTAGAAGGGTGTCTGGTTTGGGTCTTTTGATGCGTTGGATGATGATAGCCTGACCAATGGACAAAAGGAAAGCAAGTGTGTTTTAGTTTTTCAGCTTTGCTTTGGTCTCTGATTAGTGGAGAAGCTTTTCTTTTTGTGGGGGGAAAACCCTGTTTTTGGTCGGCTCCAATGACGTGGAACTTGTCCCAATGGGTGTGTTTTAGATCCAACGGTGATTCTCCCTTTTAAAAAACCCACATCATCCGAGGTTTCCTTTTTCTTTGTCATTTTGTCATATTCTAGCCAGAGGCAATGTTACGTTTTACTTTTACCCCATCGGACAAACCAAGAGAATCATATGTGGACCAACTGTTGAACTGTCGTTTCTCTTTTGATATGTGATTTTCGGACAAGGTTGGTATTGAATTGTTGTTGGTGGGGTTTCGCAGGTTGCGATCCCGGTAGTCCCGACGGTGAGGGTGGTGATAACGTTCACGAAATTCGTCGACCTCCAATCGACCGAGCAATTCTTCACTCCACTCTCAAGCCCTAGATATTTTTCCAATGGAAGAGGCCAAACAGAGGATGATCAAAATTCGGATAAACATAATTCGTCATTACCGTCGACATCGTGGTCATCGTCCACCACGGCATGGCTGAGGCGAAGCAATAGTCAATCGGTGTCGGCTAACAAGCAACAACAGCAACAACGGAGTTCCTCAATGGCGCAACAAGCTGATCCTTTTGCCATTCCTAGTGGATATACATGGACCAGTGTCGACGACAAGTCCGGCAAATTGAAGAAATCAAAGTCCACAAGGAAATCAAagtgaaaaacaaaaaattattcaaaatacAGATAATTTGGTCAAATGGAAATTCCGCAAtgttaaatattttgattttcttGCAACCTGCAAAAATTTTGCTGTTGAAAATCAATGGTAGGCAATTTGGTTGATTAAATATGTTGTTCAACACAATTTTGGagctgtttttattttttattttttatttttatactttagaTATTACCGTATTTCAATGTTCACGAGTATGAGGAATAGGGGGGCATATTGGGATCAAAGACAGGCCATCTTACAAGTGGTCCTCTGTATTTTACGGTTTTAAAGGTGCCGCTCATTATCATTCATCTTTTGCTTTTATCAAAATTTCGGAAGCACATGCCCTTGtctatcatcatcatcatcaccaacCTGTAGTACTAGCTTTTATCAAACCCTTCATCACCATCATCATCCCCGGTACCTTTACAAAATATATTATCTTACTTGGATAATATCTTTTACACACAGGATGCCTAGATGTAGTTACAACtttgaaaataatattattaaaaaaataatctcGAATCTAATAATAAaacgataataaaaataaaaaatattataatgataatattttaaaacataattttataaaaatataaaagataaaatacaTTCATATTAAAATACATGAAgctataaaatatttaatcaaaagCTTAACTAGTAACTAGATTATGGTCACCCACAATGTACTTGAAAagcataattttataaaaatattaatataaaatattgtgaaaaataaaatagaataaaataaataaaaataaagaacacataaattttacgtggaaacccttttggaaaaaaaccacggcaggaggagaagaaaattcactatgtcgaaaattttttactcaaatacaagaggaatagactatgcctatttataggcttgcaaagccatattctagtaggattgaaacaccttatcctaatcaatataaaatagatggagtttaataaggtttaaaaccttattctaaaataaaataaaagaagtctagttctatatggattttacttttattttattttccatcgtattttgtttaaataaaatttgggtcacttaattctaacaatctccaccttgacacaaattctcaatgaacaagttcttcatcgcgaactttcaataaacaagttcttcacctcttccaaaaaacccttaagggtttaacttcaacaatgaacaccaaccaagtctaagcaatgctcaaacttggttataggaagtgacttagtcatcatatctgcaggattttcatgagtgctaattttgctcacaacaatatcaccacgagcaataatatcacgaacaaaatgataccgaatatcaatgtgttttgttctctcatgaaacatttgatcttttgtaagaaagatggcactgattgtcacaaaatcttgtctttgatttgaaggtcttcattgagttcactaaatagtcccttcaaccaaatagcttctttacaagcctcataatcgccatgtactcgacgattggtagacaaagcgatcgtagtttgcaaagtggctttccaactaattgcacaacctccgattgtaaagacgtaactgtgagagatcttcttctatcaaggtctccaagcaaaatcagcatcaacataccctataactccatctttagttcttccaaagcgtaagcaaacattagtagtgcctcgtaagtatcttaaaatccatgaagcgctttccggtgttctttaccgagattcgccatgtatcgctaagcgcacttgattgcatatgataaatcgggcgtgaacaaaccatagcatacatgagagatcctactacactagagtatggaacatgtgacatgtactcaatctcattatcgattgaggagataaggccgatgaaagtccgaaatgggttgctaaaggagtactaacgagcttagcactctgcatattgaactgcaaagaactttctcaatgtacccttccgacttaggtacaatttacttgcttttctatctcgagaatctccataccaagtatcttctttttggtcctaaatctttcatctcaaattcttcacttagttgggctttaacctttcttatctctcttttatcttttctttgctatcaacatgtcatcaacataaagaagtagatacacaaaagaaccatcatcatttttcttaaagtagacacaactgtcaaaactacttcttttgaaatcatgagaagtcataaaggaatcaaacctcttgtacccttgtcttggtattgtttcaaaccgtaaagggactttttcaaacaagcaaacatagtcctctttttacgagactataaaaccctccggttgttgcatgtaaatatcttcctcaagttctctatgcaaaatgcgttttacatctaactgctcaagctccaaatcatgcatggcaacaataccaagcaaagctcgaatcaaactatgcttaacaaccggagagaacacatctgtgaagtccactctcggaatttgattgtaaccctttgcaacaagccttgctttatatctgggttcttcaactcctgagtcccttctttcttttaaacacccatttacaacgaacgacctttttacctttaggaagttttacaagatcccatgttcgatttttgtggagtgattccatctcctcttgcatagcaaacatccactttttcgagtcttcacactaatcgcctcgagaataattaaatggctcttgattcgcatctatatcttcaccacatttaaagcataagcaactagatcaacctcggcatacttctttggaggtttaatttctcttcttgtctgtttttggcgatagagtattgcggtgaagaagcaactctattctcaattttgtcttggcttgaggagttgattacgtattaatcgatgctccaccgcttttggttttctttattggaagagtctttaagagataagttaggtagcatagcagtttcatcaaaacaacatctctgctaatcacaacttttctattttcaggacaccataacttatagccttttacaccagctttataactaagaaaacgcatttaatggatctcggttccaattttccattatcaacatgagcatcgcaggacacccaaaaatctttaaatcgaataattagcgggattacggaccatacctcttgtggagtcttttctcaatggcagcggatggagatcggttgatcaaaaacatgcgatgagaggtcatacgcccaaaatgacttgtaagttggcatttgacaacatacatcgaaccttctccatgatcgttcgttcattcgttcgcaacgccgttttctttgtggagtatgatgaatcgtcaagtgtctcatgatccttccgacttgcacaatctattaaactcatcgagcagaactctaagccattatgcatgcggaggtattttatctcattttccgtctgtttttcaatcataattttccaagacttaaatgtg harbors:
- the LOC108484402 gene encoding uncharacterized protein LOC108484402, producing the protein MSRSSSASATAPFPAIKPEDYKHSPVHYAVVLRDHTTLNRLVSTLPKLADPAQIHTECDSLSQERVADQISAVLDRRDVPFRETPLHLAVRLNDVVAARTLGIAGADVSLQNAAGWNPLQEALCRRSSDIALVLLKLHHRSAWCKWRRRLPRVIAVLRRMRDFYMEISFHFESSVIPFVGKIAPSDTYKIWKRDGNLRADTSLAGFDGLKIQRADQSFLFLGDGDHLHNIPCGSLLVLNREDRKIFDAFENAGAPMSESDIAGFCSQTSVYRPGMDVTRAELVGRTNWRRQEKTESVGEWKARVYEVHNVIFSFRSRKVAGSENDVAGSEQVLPLELDEDDDGFLVCENPNFAMPDRRRHSSFVREDREWISVGRKSVDVFPSSAAAMPPRRSTSFATAKTVVPPPQTKEKEYVRSLRPSVWLTEQFPLKTEELLPLLDILANKVKAVRRMRELLTTKFPPGTFPVKVAIPVVPTVRVVITFTKFVDLQSTEQFFTPLSSPRYFSNGRGQTEDDQNSDKHNSSLPSTSWSSSTTAWLRRSNSQSVSANKQQQQQRSSSMAQQADPFAIPSGYTWTSVDDKSGKLKKSKSTRKSK